A stretch of the Saccharolobus caldissimus genome encodes the following:
- a CDS encoding HEPN domain-containing protein, with translation MEFLKNNALDFLNYARLLLRDGRYNLALFSLEQALQLGLKYYISKLTGSFPKTHDIVDLLKRIIELTGNKKLKEILNAEISTLDLLKQAYIASRYLPINYDKEAVEKALNVVEAILNELGIS, from the coding sequence ATGGAGTTCTTAAAAAATAATGCACTAGATTTCTTAAATTACGCTAGACTTCTACTACGTGATGGTAGATATAATTTGGCATTATTCTCGTTAGAGCAAGCATTACAGCTAGGTTTAAAATACTACATTTCTAAATTAACGGGTTCTTTCCCGAAAACGCATGACATAGTAGACTTATTAAAGAGAATTATAGAGCTTACGGGAAATAAAAAGCTTAAAGAGATCTTGAACGCAGAAATCTCTACCTTAGATTTATTAAAACAAGCTTATATTGCCTCAAGATATTTACCTATTAATTATGATAAAGAGGCTGTTGAAAAAGCGTTAAACGTCGTTGAGGCGATATTAAATGAACTGGGAATATCTTAA
- a CDS encoding type II toxin-antitoxin system VapC family toxin has product MRVIDSSSLVKFFSKEKGWEKVAEIISEGVITLDLSIKEVANSLWKKILLGEMKEDVVIKILSDLLKREALLIVSQDEYLIETFKITNRNKITVYNSLFIALAKSNNLELVTSDKKQYEIAIKEGVNTRLI; this is encoded by the coding sequence GTGAGAGTCATTGACTCTTCTTCTTTAGTAAAATTTTTCTCTAAAGAGAAGGGTTGGGAAAAGGTTGCTGAAATTATATCTGAAGGAGTGATTACCTTGGACTTATCGATTAAGGAAGTTGCTAACTCCTTGTGGAAAAAGATCCTTTTAGGCGAAATGAAAGAGGACGTCGTGATTAAAATACTTTCTGACTTATTAAAAAGAGAAGCCCTATTGATTGTAAGCCAAGATGAATACTTAATTGAGACATTTAAGATCACTAATAGGAATAAAATAACTGTTTATAACTCCTTGTTCATCGCATTAGCTAAGTCGAATAACCTTGAGTTAGTAACGTCCGATAAAAAGCAGTACGAAATTGCGATAAAAGAAGGGGTTAATACACGATTAATATGA
- a CDS encoding nucleotidyltransferase domain-containing protein, with product MNWEYLKRKWDERKEFLNNARRYVKVIKEVCIKKVDPKCRVILFGSVARGNYRDDSDVDVLIITDKAKSVWDKVNIEVIIERELNIGDPFEFHIVTNSEYENWYKKFIDVYEEF from the coding sequence ATGAACTGGGAATATCTTAAAAGGAAGTGGGATGAGAGGAAAGAATTCCTTAATAACGCTAGGCGTTATGTGAAGGTAATTAAAGAGGTCTGCATTAAGAAGGTAGATCCCAAGTGTAGGGTAATACTTTTCGGCTCTGTTGCAAGGGGTAATTATAGAGATGACAGTGATGTAGATGTGCTAATAATTACTGATAAGGCTAAAAGCGTATGGGATAAAGTAAATATTGAGGTCATTATCGAGAGGGAATTAAACATAGGAGATCCATTCGAATTCCATATAGTAACAAATAGTGAATATGAGAATTGGTATAAGAAATTCATAGACGTTTACGAGGAATTTTAG
- a CDS encoding RNA-guided endonuclease InsQ/TnpB family protein yields the protein MLRNLRIKSFQPEEEYIYLTYSLKNDKKEESRVLLENYKNLLQKALDWLWDRTRIERKEVKKGKKVITKVKIKLPKKKEVYKTLRDELEKINVLASHYVDKAISDAYSILKSWKRRAEKGQASLRKPRLKKVYVRVKSTLRKVEGESVRITVRPYEYITFSWSHKWFSRRVKGLELGEPIIKEDIVYLPFRYKLPWFTPIDFLAIDSNLYTLDAYDGEKFVTFSLKELYSIKYGMELKRGRIQRFASKHKGKELLRKYSHRERNRVLDYIHKFVNELLEMYPITMFAVEKLNKQEMFRDANDSLSKKISKTVWRTIHRVLKYKAPLYGSFVKEVNPHLTSKSCPRCGWVSRKVGRTFRCEKCGLTLDRQLNASLNIYLKMCGFPHTRDIPRVWVGVTPLKGRRRMSGALPRDSGEVQRLRIDIKYHEIL from the coding sequence GTGTTGAGGAACTTAAGAATTAAATCATTCCAACCAGAAGAGGAATACATTTACCTAACTTACTCCTTGAAGAACGATAAGAAGGAGGAAAGCAGAGTATTACTAGAGAACTACAAAAACCTACTACAGAAAGCATTAGACTGGTTATGGGATAGAACTAGGATAGAGAGAAAAGAAGTGAAGAAGGGTAAGAAAGTCATCACAAAGGTCAAAATAAAATTACCTAAGAAAAAGGAAGTATACAAGACGTTGAGAGACGAGTTAGAGAAGATCAACGTTCTGGCTTCCCACTATGTGGATAAGGCAATAAGTGATGCTTACTCAATCCTAAAGTCGTGGAAGAGGAGGGCTGAGAAGGGGCAAGCATCATTAAGGAAACCTAGACTGAAGAAGGTTTACGTTAGGGTAAAATCAACACTTAGGAAGGTTGAGGGTGAGAGCGTTAGGATTACTGTAAGACCTTACGAGTACATTACCTTCTCTTGGTCTCACAAATGGTTTTCAAGAAGAGTTAAAGGGCTTGAACTAGGTGAGCCCATAATTAAGGAGGATATCGTATATCTACCATTTCGTTATAAGTTACCTTGGTTTACTCCCATAGATTTCCTAGCAATTGATAGTAACTTGTACACATTAGACGCTTATGATGGAGAGAAGTTCGTTACATTTTCCTTGAAGGAGTTGTACAGCATAAAGTATGGGATGGAGTTGAAGAGGGGTAGAATACAACGTTTTGCTTCAAAGCACAAGGGGAAGGAGTTGTTGAGGAAGTATTCCCACCGTGAAAGGAACCGTGTGCTGGATTATATTCACAAGTTTGTGAATGAGTTGCTGGAGATGTATCCCATTACGATGTTTGCTGTTGAGAAGTTGAATAAGCAAGAGATGTTTAGGGATGCTAATGATTCCCTTTCTAAGAAGATTTCCAAGACTGTCTGGAGGACAATTCACCGCGTGTTAAAATACAAGGCCCCACTTTACGGTTCATTCGTTAAGGAGGTTAACCCGCACCTCACATCTAAGTCCTGCCCCAGATGTGGATGGGTTTCCCGAAAGGTTGGCAGGACTTTTAGGTGTGAGAAGTGTGGGTTAACCTTGGACAGACAGCTAAATGCGTCTCTTAATATCTACCTCAAGATGTGCGGGTTTCCCCACACCCGTGATATTCCACGGGTGTGGGTTGGGGTTACCCCGCTAAAGGGGCGGAGGAGGATGAGTGGGGCATTGCCCCGTGACTCTGGTGAAGTCCAACGGCTGAGGATTGATATTAAATATCATGAAATCCTATGA
- a CDS encoding type II toxin-antitoxin system VapC family toxin, with product MKVLIESSAIIEYLKGNEKVKEVILNVEDFYISSLTVFEVLLGRIEESKILDFLSAFKVINPAKRDAIMGSRIYKRLKDKGKLIGSFDILISAQAINKGLTLVTKDSDFLKVKEEFNELNLLLI from the coding sequence ATGAAAGTATTAATAGAAAGCTCGGCAATTATTGAGTACTTGAAGGGGAATGAGAAAGTAAAGGAAGTTATTCTAAACGTTGAAGATTTTTATATAAGTTCTTTAACCGTATTTGAGGTTTTATTAGGCAGGATTGAGGAAAGTAAAATCCTTGACTTCTTGTCAGCATTTAAAGTCATAAATCCAGCTAAGAGAGATGCAATAATGGGTTCGCGAATTTATAAGAGGTTAAAGGATAAAGGGAAGTTAATAGGAAGCTTTGATATATTAATTTCAGCTCAAGCAATTAACAAGGGCTTAACTCTAGTAACTAAAGATTCAGATTTCTTAAAAGTAAAAGAAGAATTTAACGAGTTAAATCTACTTTTAATTTGA
- a CDS encoding PaREP1 family protein — protein sequence MEELIKKAEEKGIDVEDLIISAISKEDPSEGVKLRMELAKKYMSEAEEYLKKGDAVQASEKAYKAAEEVVKALAEKYNLPEHQQALKEGRWYTYLLSKAANTLSSTLGDKIIKGWSSAYLLHVLGFHEAKLNVKDIKSYINAVKEIIEEASKYL from the coding sequence GTGGAGGAATTAATAAAGAAAGCCGAGGAAAAAGGGATAGATGTAGAAGATTTAATAATTTCGGCTATATCTAAAGAAGACCCATCTGAAGGGGTAAAATTGAGGATGGAGCTGGCTAAGAAGTACATGAGCGAAGCTGAGGAATATCTGAAGAAGGGTGACGCTGTCCAGGCTTCCGAAAAAGCATATAAAGCTGCTGAGGAAGTCGTGAAGGCTTTAGCTGAGAAATACAATTTGCCAGAACACCAACAAGCACTAAAGGAGGGTAGATGGTACACTTACCTACTCAGCAAAGCTGCAAACACGCTTTCTTCAACATTAGGAGACAAAATAATTAAAGGTTGGAGTAGTGCTTATCTACTGCACGTTTTGGGATTTCATGAGGCAAAGCTTAACGTCAAAGACATCAAGTCTTACATAAACGCTGTGAAAGAGATAATAGAAGAAGCTAGCAAATACTTGTAG
- a CDS encoding antitoxin VapB family protein has translation MKTIMIRDNVYKKLVEIKGNRSFSDVIEELIEESLSLRRKKLEKYFGIISENEAEKLMMEIKEMRRKNDESINRKLGNY, from the coding sequence ATGAAAACCATAATGATAAGGGATAACGTATACAAGAAGTTGGTTGAGATAAAGGGTAATAGGAGCTTCAGTGATGTGATTGAGGAGTTAATTGAAGAATCGTTAAGCTTGAGGAGGAAGAAATTGGAGAAGTATTTCGGCATAATAAGTGAGAATGAGGCTGAAAAATTAATGATGGAGATTAAGGAAATGAGGAGGAAGAACGATGAAAGTATTAATAGAAAGCTCGGCAATTATTGA
- a CDS encoding IS6 family transposase produces METRWKVPVLTQIILILMEYINFKPRFYARSEVALALAMYLAGLSSWRAILPHSTLLYDYRKFSNVKYVVPLSGKYAVDETKVLTVRGEYYYVWVVRDVVTRGIPFFMVTSLRSGLHVLIILVKMREVEELASRYFKRVDQVVYLHDGASIYNAFNWYNVNHEKVTFEERDYAEQGFRTTKHRISSMDKHFPWNSNRFTITRWLSTFFLIYNLLYTPVYLLDKGVIINVNISNE; encoded by the coding sequence ATGGAAACCAGATGGAAAGTTCCCGTGCTCACCCAAATTATACTAATCTTAATGGAGTATATTAATTTTAAGCCTAGGTTTTATGCTAGGAGTGAGGTTGCACTTGCTTTGGCAATGTATTTGGCTGGTTTGTCCTCTTGGAGGGCTATTTTGCCCCACTCTACCTTACTCTACGATTATAGGAAGTTTAGTAATGTTAAGTATGTTGTTCCCTTGAGTGGTAAGTATGCTGTTGATGAGACTAAGGTTCTTACTGTGAGGGGTGAGTATTATTATGTTTGGGTTGTTAGGGATGTTGTGACTAGGGGGATACCTTTCTTCATGGTTACTAGTTTGAGGAGTGGTTTGCATGTTTTAATTATTCTTGTGAAGATGAGGGAAGTTGAGGAGTTGGCTAGTAGGTATTTCAAGAGGGTTGATCAAGTGGTTTACTTGCATGATGGGGCGTCAATATATAATGCTTTCAACTGGTATAATGTTAATCATGAAAAGGTGACATTTGAGGAAAGGGATTACGCAGAACAAGGATTCAGAACAACAAAACATAGGATATCATCAATGGACAAGCACTTCCCATGGAATTCAAATAGATTCACGATTACCCGTTGGCTCTCAACGTTCTTCTTAATATACAACCTACTTTACACTCCAGTGTATTTACTGGACAAGGGGGTGATAATAAATGTAAATATTTCAAATGAATGA
- a CDS encoding DUF3800 domain-containing protein produces MNIKREEPILVIFDTPGRDFRANEIYETYRRWVVEGIIDEGDKRPSFTDLRMRYFNEILTSREGDRIHRGLQLADMIAWTINRMDKMDIKNTISPAY; encoded by the coding sequence ATGAACATTAAAAGAGAAGAACCTATTTTAGTGATTTTCGACACACCAGGAAGGGATTTTAGAGCTAATGAAATTTATGAAACGTATAGGAGATGGGTAGTTGAGGGCATTATAGATGAAGGCGATAAGAGACCTTCATTTACTGATTTAAGAATGAGATACTTTAATGAAATCCTTACGTCAAGGGAAGGTGATAGAATACATAGGGGTTTACAGCTAGCAGATATGATAGCGTGGACTATAAATAGGATGGATAAGATGGATATTAAAAATACAATCTCCCCTGCATATTGA